DNA sequence from the Salmo trutta chromosome 28, fSalTru1.1, whole genome shotgun sequence genome:
CATACAATATAATATAAAATGGCCTTTGAGTTGATTCTATTTCAGAAGAAAGCACGCAGTATTATTATGAAACACTCCCACACAGTCGGAAATGACTTATACCAGTGTATCATGTCTACACAGAATGTACAATAAGCTTTTTTTCAGACAGAACAGCTTTTAGAAAGCAACATACTCCTCTTCAATTAATTCTAACTGTGTAACAATAGAATATATCAGGGATACAATTTTGGAATGAACTGCTCAGGTACCAGCCTTTGGAGCCCCATATAAAGTAATTCCCCTCTGGGGGTAATGAATTACCTTCTGGGTACAAACATATGTTCCATAATGGTTACATACAGGTAAAGACTAGGCTAAAGACAAATTAATTGCTTTTGCTCCACCTGAAAGTACTCTCCTAGAACTCACAATGAAACCAGagaagtgcagtgtgtgtgtgtgtatgtgtgcgtgactccaattttctatttattttatttttatctgGCTACCGAGGCCAGAAAAAGTTAATTACCGCAGTGATTGAAGTCAGCCATGATAATGAGCACCTAAATTAGATTAGAATGAGACTTTTCCAAATGTTTTCTTTGCAAATTAGAAGAGTGTTCTGATGCCCACACACATAATCATTTATTCATTTTACTTGACAAATGCTCTTTGAGCTTTGATATGAAAAAAGTTATTTACAATTTCAAAGTGCAGGCTTTGTTATCAAGGGTCGGGGAATAGAATTATGTGTCGATGTAATGGCTATGTTAGTAATTATGTAATACGTATGGTGTAATTATTATGTCCAtatgtaataactatgtaataacCATGGTGAGAGTGTATGTCCTGTTGCCCTTTGCTGACGCCTCCTAGTCCTCATGATGTCCACctacctgctcctcctcctctctcatggccGGCATGGTGCTGATGGACAGGTTGACAGCCGTGATGGTGACAAACAGCACCGACAAACAGGCAAAGATCTTCCCTGGCAGGCCTGAGTGAGGcctctccaccatgtctctcagcTTGTTCATATATTGTCCCATCCGGGTCTCCGTAGCCCGGGCGGCGCTGCCCCTGCGGTGCCCGCTTTCGGTGTCCatcatcatctcctcctcctcgtcctcctgggCTGCCCGCTCCAGCTCGTCACACTCCTCCACCCGCTGGATGAGGCGGCGACGGCAGCACCACTCTAGgttctcctcagggaccccccaGTAGAGCAGCTCCTCCCTGAAGGAGAGGGCACACATCTCCCTGAGGGATCGCAGCTTCCCAGCCCGCAGGAAGGTCAGGATGGTGCGAAAGGCGCAGGGCGAACGATCGAAGAAGTACTCGTTGCTGGCAATGTCGTAATCGTCGCAGACGCACATGATCTCGTCAAAGCTGCTGCAGAGGCGCAGCTGGCCAAGTCGGGACAGGGGGAAGTCCTCCAAGGTGGTCCAGGGTAATTGATAACGCAGCCCGCCAACATTGATAATGGCATGGAGTTTACGGGCAGCGGAGAGCGAGGTGGAGTTGGTGAGGAGGTGGTCTGGGTCCTCAGGTAGGAGTTTGGCCCGTTTGTAGTAGGCCCCCTTGAGGGCCTCTTGCTCTGACAGGGGCGGGggttgagggaggaggagggaggcatCGGAGGCACAGCTCAGAGCGCTGTAGTCATAGTCTGAGCCGTCGCCTGCCAGCAGAGTCATCTTTACCTATACAGGCACAGAACCTCCATGTGCACTCCCACCGCAGCTCACGTTCCTGTGGTCAACCTCTCACGGACACACCTTTACCTTCTGGAGGGAAAGGACAAACACAAAAAATCTCATATGAAAAGTGTacatgtactatatatatatactcttaAAAATACTCTTAAAGGATTGGTAGAACCTTGTTAGAACCTATGGTTCTTGAGGGAAATATGGCCTTTTAGAATGTAAACATTTCTTGACCCTtgcattaaagggatagttcacccaaattacacaaTTACATTAGTTTCCTTACCATGTAACCagtttatggacaaggtatgacaataatccatgctttggtttagtttacctggcactgtttccaaatgaTAAAGTTTTAGCGTTTGttgcacaaatcccattcaagtcatggaaCTGACATTAGCATTTTTCGAGCATCATGTCCAAATTATTCTAAAGAATCTAAAATGGATTGTaaagctcaacaaagtcacttatagatCATTTGAATATGATGCACGAAAAATGATAACATCGGTCCTATGACTTCAATTGGATTTGATCGATTGGAAACCTTGCCAGCCACTGCCAGgtaaactaaaccaaagcatggattgctgtcatgcATTGTCAAGAGACTGCTTACATGGTAAGGAAACAaatatgtcattttgtaatttgggtgaactatccctttaacctctacgggctagggggcagtattgagaaattttgaaaaaaatatgtgcccatttttaactgcctcctacaccaactcagaagctaggatatgcatattattaacacattcggatagaaaacactctgaattttctaaaacagtttgaatggtgtctgtaagtataacaaaactcatattgcaggcaaaaacctgtgaaaaatagattaaaaaaatgtgaattttgtgactgtactatttagtgtcattgtgttatagataccacagttagaaaggattcatttcgcaactcctacggcttccactagatgtcaacgatctttataaagttgtttgaagcgtctgtgatgaacagggagcaaattagaatgcaaggaagttgacatgtcgtcacttcattttttcacgcctgcgcataaatctgagaagagtgcatttgtcataatcgtttttctagacacaggataggttgtgtgaaaatattactgatgtttactgatgtttcacgttaaaaatggaccaaaagattgatgctaaacaacgtttgacatgtttgaacaaacgtaaatagattatttactaggtttttttagcttttcggcgtgattttACACCCTCCCCCACACGtgttgtgggagcctactgaacgcaaaCTACtaggtgttatttggacataaattatgaactttgtcaaaagaaaccacatttgttctggacctgggatacctggcagtgccttctgatggagataatcaaaggtaaggggatatttacaatgttattatgataTTAGATGCTGCTAACCTGTATAGCATAGCattttgttgttagcatagtaccccgtttattgcaaaatgtgatttcccagtaaagttattttgagatctggccattcggtagcaattacgaggtgataatatattattctttgaatgacaatattataatttaccaatgttttcgaatagtaattccgtgatttgtaacgctggattcactgggagcattcgagccgaaaaaaattctgaatttcaccgcgactgtaaatgctgtttttggatataaatatgaacttgatggaactaaaaatgcatgtattgtataacataatgtcctatgagtgtcatctgatgcagattgtcaaaggtaagtgcataattctagctggttttctgtctcagttgatgcccttctttatattgtctaaacattacacacagctattgtcaatgtactctcctaacataacctaactttatgcattctccgtaaagcctctttgaaaatcggacaacgtggttagatttaggagatgtgtatctttcaaatggaggaaaatagttgattatttgagtatttgaaatgattagactcttgccgttttgaattccccgccatggtcacatgacaatgaatcccaataccgggataagatcctcaacaggttttaagagtaTAAGCCACCAACATACTTTAGGCATAGTTAGCCTCTTTCGTCAGTGGCCCGGGGCCCCAACTGCAGTAGTCCGGCCCTGTCTTTTGTATTTGCTTGAAGCTTAATGTCATACAGTACATCAAACCTAAGGACAttttctccacttcctcctccacccctccccccacaAGTTATCGTGCCACTTTTTCTGAGATAATATAACCTGAAGTTGAACCTCAACCTCTGTCTTAAGAACATGTGCCTGGGAGGCCGGAATTGAAACTTTAGGTGAGTTACTTTTTCCTAACATTACTTCTTTGCATTTAACTGAATAAGACCTACATTATATTTGGTAATGTAtcttgctagttagctacattTATATTGTTTCTTCTTTGAGTTGGCTGGTAGCATATCAAATTGTAGCTGGCTGGGAAGCTAACTGCTCATTACTGTCTATTTAACTCGGTGAACATTTCTCTATGTAGGCAGAACCAGtgccacacctgttgtttattgtTGTTGCCTatattgcatgttattttggcattaatacgtgccacatatcagtttgaaaacaatgcaaaaactatatatattttaattaatAAATCCACATACAaatatggtctcttttttgctttattgagtaaggcagctccaaaatgcaggagtttcagcctagctcagtgctttctgtggtggtatcgcagccagtggaaaatacggagcgtaggggttggtaatgttctctagttgttcAGTGTTTTGTCACTCATAAGGACACTACGTCGCCACAAAATCTAGGTGTAGAGCTCGAAAATGCAAGCGCCttaggtgctgccatagagttacattagaagtgcccatccaagaaggctcaaagtcattggccacagatagaattacgtcaaatcacattatatccaccatagctttgattggactaatcatgtcaacatcatactttcaaaatattagctggcaagctagcagtcataATCATGaatcaacaatgagtggtttggaaggaatcagtggctaactgcaagcattgctgataaggctgacttgcttaaacaaaatgtggtttctactgacagttgagatgtacaaactatggcataatgggacgacgagcagataagaggcaatccgtaattttgattaagacattaatgagcgagctaggacggacatagtcaatataactatttgttcagccctttgaaatgtacagcaactgAATTAAGAaaatgggctgttcttacagtattctccctgaacaccaagtcagaactCTAGGATAAataagggggcatataagcagacaatgaaagctcttacaatgaTTATATTTCTCTataacaggctataggctacagtacatgcgcaccatcaagtcagaacagtaggctaagttatgagggaggAAAGGGACCAAATGTTTAGGGTGAAGCACATGggttactaacagcttactacacaacatacccttagtattactttcttggctacagtatacatatctccctggcatattacataatttatgcagtagCATACAATCAATTTTCTGATTCACGTTGTTGTGCtctgctcacttgaacaggaagtggcacagtggtccttcttgtgggctctagaaagaggcctgaaaTCCCAACTTCGAATtcagagttggatgaccattcaaaattaTTTTTCCAATCGGAGCTAGTTTGATCCGagctcccagttgtcttgaattcactgaagtctgagatttcccagacTTACGGACTCAGCAAAGGTCAAGAGGcaagcagcactgcttcttgacacactgctcacttaacctggaagccagccgcaccaatgtgtcggaggaaacactgtcgaGCTGATGACCGAAGTCCGCTTgcaggcgcctggcccgccacaaggagtcgctagagcatgatgagACAAGAACATCCTGGCCAGTGCAACCCTCCCCTATCCCGGACGACGCctattgtgcaccgcctcattggtctcccggtcacagccggctgtgacacagcctgggatcgaacccagggcTGCAGTGGCGCCTtagcactcattgttgaatttgc
Encoded proteins:
- the LOC115165590 gene encoding potassium voltage-gated channel subfamily G member 1-like, whose product is MTLLAGDGSDYDYSALSCASDASLLLPQPPPLSEQEALKGAYYKRAKLLPEDPDHLLTNSTSLSAARKLHAIINVGGLRYQLPWTTLEDFPLSRLGQLRLCSSFDEIMCVCDDYDIASNEYFFDRSPCAFRTILTFLRAGKLRSLREMCALSFREELLYWGVPEENLEWCCRRRLIQRVEECDELERAAQEDEEEEMMMDTESGHRRGSAARATETRMGQYMNKLRDMVERPHSGLPGKIFACLSVLFVTITAVNLSISTMPAMREEEEQGKCSQMCYNIFIVETVCVGWFSLEFTLRFIQDRDKLAFLRRPLNLIDVVAILPYYITLVVDSYQGEKKLGSGSSYLDKVGLVLRILRALRILYVMRLARHSLGLQTLGLTARRCTREFGLLLLFLCVAIALFSPLLYLIENEMATTHEFSSIPATYWWAVITMTTVGYGDMVPRSIPGQVVALSSILSGILLMAFPVTSIFHTFSRSYVELKQEQQRLLQRRTHFLLRRRIGGLGSNMSLESDYPSCGSSGARDN